From a region of the Pukyongiella litopenaei genome:
- a CDS encoding CRTAC1 family protein: MQAEATVIAVLLAASAAADPLFRPVDMPAHVYSGGWEHFVGGGLAVFDCDGDRLPELYAAGGSAPAMLLRNRSVPMGDPAFVADTPGALALTGVTGAYPLDIDGDGQLDLAVLRVGENRLFRGGDNCIFAPFDDLGFDSDDRWTTGFSATWEPASGLPTLAFGNYVDRTDPDGPFRACDVNRLYRPEGARYGPPRDLSPGFCPLSMLFTDWDRRGRADLRISNDRHYYVTGGGEQMWAMEEAPRLYGAGDGWRSHQLWGMGIAQRDLDGDGLAEVFLTSMGDQRLQRRVAGAAGPAYEDVPYEMGTTAHRPYLGGDGRPSTGWHVAFGDVDNDGRDDVFIAKGNVQAMPDSAHDDPNNLLMQGPGGRFAEAGGAAGLASLHRGRGAALADLNGDGWLDVAVVNRRAPLEVWRNVTGGPGHWLAVSLAQQGPNVNAVGAWIELETGGRRQLREITVGGGHAGGTALPEHFGLGPAGSARLRVTWPDGTVSGWQEIPANRQVVLRRDGDALAVSY, from the coding sequence ATGCAGGCTGAAGCGACCGTCATCGCGGTGCTGCTGGCCGCGTCGGCCGCCGCCGATCCGCTGTTCCGCCCGGTGGACATGCCCGCGCATGTCTATTCGGGCGGCTGGGAACATTTCGTGGGCGGCGGGCTGGCGGTGTTCGACTGCGACGGCGACCGCCTGCCCGAGCTTTATGCCGCCGGCGGCAGCGCCCCGGCCATGCTGCTGCGCAACCGGTCGGTGCCGATGGGCGATCCGGCCTTTGTCGCCGACACGCCCGGGGCGCTGGCGCTGACCGGCGTGACGGGCGCCTATCCGCTGGACATCGACGGCGACGGGCAGCTGGACCTGGCGGTGTTGCGGGTGGGCGAGAACCGCCTGTTCCGCGGCGGCGACAACTGCATCTTTGCCCCGTTCGACGATCTGGGCTTTGACAGCGATGACCGATGGACTACGGGTTTTTCCGCCACCTGGGAACCGGCCTCCGGCCTGCCGACGCTGGCCTTCGGCAACTATGTCGACCGAACCGACCCCGACGGCCCGTTCCGCGCCTGCGATGTGAACCGGCTCTATCGGCCCGAAGGCGCGCGGTATGGCCCGCCGCGGGACCTGTCGCCGGGGTTCTGCCCGCTGTCGATGCTGTTCACCGACTGGGACCGGCGCGGACGGGCCGACCTGCGCATCAGCAATGACCGCCATTACTATGTCACCGGCGGCGGCGAACAGATGTGGGCGATGGAGGAGGCCCCCCGGCTCTACGGTGCCGGGGATGGCTGGCGCAGTCACCAGCTCTGGGGCATGGGCATCGCCCAGCGCGATCTGGATGGCGACGGGCTGGCCGAGGTGTTCCTGACCTCGATGGGCGACCAGCGGCTGCAGCGGCGGGTGGCCGGAGCGGCCGGACCGGCCTATGAAGACGTGCCCTATGAGATGGGTACCACCGCGCACCGGCCCTATCTGGGCGGTGACGGGCGGCCCTCGACCGGCTGGCATGTGGCCTTTGGCGACGTGGACAATGACGGGCGCGACGATGTCTTCATCGCCAAGGGCAATGTGCAGGCGATGCCCGACAGCGCCCATGACGACCCCAACAACCTGTTGATGCAGGGCCCCGGCGGACGGTTCGCCGAAGCGGGCGGCGCGGCGGGGCTGGCCAGCCTGCATCGCGGGCGCGGCGCAGCCCTGGCCGACCTGAACGGCGACGGGTGGCTGGACGTGGCGGTGGTGAACCGCCGCGCGCCGCTAGAGGTCTGGCGGAACGTGACCGGCGGACCGGGCCACTGGCTGGCGGTGTCGCTGGCGCAGCAGGGGCCGAACGTGAACGCGGTGGGTGCGTGGATCGAACTGGAAACCGGCGGGCGGCGGCAGCTGCGCGAGATCACCGTCGGCGGCGGCCATGCGGGCGGCACCGCCCTGCCCGAGCATTTCGGGCTGGGACCGGCCGGATCGGCCCGGCTGCGGGTGACCTGGCCCGACGGGACGGTGTCGGGCTGGCAGGAGATCCCGGCGAACCGGCAGGTGGTATTGCGGCGCGACGGCGACGCGCTCGCCGTGTCCTACTGA
- a CDS encoding ROK family transcriptional regulator, producing the protein MLRHIRQAGPVPRIELADRTGISRATVTTITAELLSHGLIEEVARTDSSPDSRRGRPRVDLRIRGKAHLLAGMKLSDRKLSLVLMDFAGAELAELETRMPASTQSPGQLATEIGAALDRLTAQADRTLADLSGIGVGIAGVVEAARGFVYWSPSLSDRNIPLGALLSDHLGIPVFVDNDANLVAVAEQGFGLGRGRDDFIVVTIESGVGLGLVIGGTLYRGTRGCGAEFGHTKVHFEGALCRCGQRGCLEAYVADYALLREALTVPGAGDPGAGTEARMQALLSAARAGDASARSILDRSGRVFAMGLANLVNIFDPDLIILAGEQMQFDHLYADAVIEAMRRSIVQVDKPPPEVVIHKWGNLMWARGAAAYALDQVTDLALAGMADNAG; encoded by the coding sequence TTGCTGCGCCATATCCGGCAGGCGGGGCCGGTGCCGCGTATCGAACTGGCCGACCGCACCGGAATCAGTCGCGCAACGGTAACCACGATCACCGCCGAGCTGCTGTCGCACGGGCTGATCGAAGAGGTCGCGCGCACCGATTCTTCCCCGGACAGCCGCCGCGGCCGCCCCCGCGTCGATCTCAGGATACGCGGCAAGGCACATCTGCTGGCGGGGATGAAGCTGAGCGACCGCAAACTGTCGCTGGTGCTGATGGATTTCGCAGGCGCCGAGCTGGCGGAACTGGAAACCCGGATGCCCGCGTCGACCCAGTCGCCCGGGCAGCTCGCCACCGAAATCGGCGCCGCGCTGGACCGGCTGACAGCGCAGGCGGACCGGACGCTGGCCGACCTGTCGGGTATCGGTGTGGGCATCGCCGGCGTGGTCGAGGCGGCGCGCGGCTTCGTCTACTGGTCGCCGTCCCTGTCGGACCGCAACATCCCGCTGGGCGCGTTGCTGTCGGATCACCTCGGCATCCCGGTCTTCGTCGACAACGACGCCAACCTGGTGGCCGTGGCCGAACAGGGGTTCGGGCTGGGGCGCGGCCGTGACGATTTCATCGTCGTCACCATCGAAAGCGGCGTCGGGCTGGGGCTGGTGATCGGCGGCACGCTCTATCGCGGCACGCGGGGCTGCGGGGCAGAGTTCGGCCACACCAAGGTGCATTTCGAAGGCGCGCTGTGCCGCTGCGGCCAGCGCGGCTGTCTCGAGGCCTATGTGGCCGATTACGCGCTGCTGCGCGAGGCGCTGACCGTGCCCGGCGCGGGCGATCCCGGCGCGGGGACAGAGGCCCGGATGCAGGCGCTGCTGTCGGCGGCGCGGGCGGGCGATGCCTCGGCCCGGTCGATCCTCGACCGTTCGGGCCGGGTCTTTGCGATGGGGCTGGCGAACCTGGTCAACATCTTCGATCCCGACCTGATCATACTGGCCGGCGAACAGATGCAGTTCGACCATCTCTATGCCGACGCGGTGATCGAGGCGATGCGGCGTTCCATCGTGCAGGTGGACAAGCCGCCGCCCGAGGTGGTGATCCACAAATGGGGTAACCTGATGTGGGCGCGCGGCGCGGCGGCCTATGCGCTGGACCAGGTGACCGACCTGGCGCTGGCTGGGATGGCCGACAATGCAGGCTGA
- the xylF gene encoding D-xylose ABC transporter substrate-binding protein, with the protein MKIKATATALLAGALMSSAAWADDLVVGVSWSNFQEERWKTDEAAIKAELELHGAQYVSADAQSSSAKQLSDVESLIAQGVDALIILAQDAQAIGPAVQAATDEGIPVVGYDRLIEDSRAFYLTFDNVEVGRMQARAVLAAAPKGNYVMIKGSPTDPNADFLRGGQQEVLQEAIDAGDITIVGEAYTDGWLPANAQRNMEQILTANDNKVDAVVASNDGTAGGVVAALTAQGMDGIPVSGQDGDHAALNRVAKGTQTVSVWKDARDLGKAAGRIAVALAKGTQMNGIQDSELWTSPGGTELNAVFLKPVPITAENLDAVVDAGWITTEALCQGISGGPSPCN; encoded by the coding sequence ATGAAGATCAAAGCAACCGCGACGGCGCTGCTGGCCGGCGCCCTGATGAGTTCGGCGGCCTGGGCCGACGACCTGGTGGTCGGGGTGAGCTGGTCGAATTTCCAGGAAGAGCGCTGGAAGACCGACGAGGCGGCGATCAAGGCCGAACTGGAACTGCATGGCGCGCAATATGTCTCGGCCGACGCGCAAAGCTCGTCCGCCAAGCAGCTGTCGGATGTCGAAAGCCTGATCGCGCAGGGCGTCGATGCGCTGATCATCCTCGCGCAGGACGCGCAGGCGATCGGTCCCGCGGTGCAGGCCGCCACCGACGAGGGTATCCCGGTGGTCGGATACGACCGCCTGATCGAGGACAGCCGCGCCTTTTACCTGACCTTCGACAATGTCGAGGTGGGGCGGATGCAGGCGCGCGCGGTTCTCGCGGCCGCTCCCAAGGGCAATTATGTGATGATCAAGGGCTCGCCCACCGATCCGAACGCGGATTTCCTGCGCGGCGGCCAGCAGGAGGTATTGCAGGAGGCGATTGACGCCGGGGACATCACCATTGTCGGCGAAGCCTATACCGACGGGTGGCTGCCCGCCAACGCGCAGCGCAACATGGAGCAGATCCTGACCGCCAACGACAACAAGGTCGATGCGGTCGTGGCGTCGAATGACGGCACCGCCGGAGGCGTGGTCGCGGCGCTGACCGCGCAGGGAATGGACGGTATCCCGGTATCGGGACAGGATGGCGACCACGCCGCCCTGAACCGGGTCGCCAAGGGCACCCAGACCGTGAGCGTGTGGAAGGATGCCCGCGATCTCGGCAAGGCGGCGGGCCGGATCGCGGTGGCGCTGGCCAAGGGGACGCAGATGAACGGGATCCAGGACAGCGAGCTGTGGACATCGCCCGGCGGAACCGAGCTGAACGCGGTGTTCCTGAAGCCGGTGCCGATCACCGCGGAGAACCTGGATGCGGTGGTCGATGCCGGCTGGATCACCACCGAGGCCCTGTGCCAGGGCATTTCGGGCGGCCCGTCGCCCTGCAACTGA
- a CDS encoding sugar ABC transporter permease — protein MTKTDTDHAPEPAPEPARARKTILQTLEIDLRLLGMVAAFAVLCVVFDIVTGGRFLTPRNIFNLTIQTVSVAIMATGMVFVIVTRNIDLSVGALLATCSAVMAMTQTQLLPNALGLGLGHPLIPWLTIALGLLTGALIGAFHGWLVGYMAIPAFIVTLGGLLVWRNVGWYLTSGKTIGPLDPTFLKFGGINGTLGATASWIVGGLALAAALWGLYGARRNKMRHGFAVKPLWAEAVLASIIAVAILGFVAILNAYDVPVRRVQRLFEARGAVMPEGFTMAYGIPVSVLLLVFVAAGMTILARRTALGRYIFATGGNPDAAELSGINTRLLTVKVFALMGALCAISAVVASARLSNHSNDIGTLDELRVIAAAVIGGTALAGGAGTIHGAILGALIMQSLQSGMAMVGVDAPLQNIVVGAVLVLAVLVDIVYRRRTGDAR, from the coding sequence ATGACCAAGACCGACACCGACCACGCGCCGGAACCGGCACCGGAACCGGCGCGGGCGCGGAAGACCATCCTGCAGACGCTCGAGATCGACCTGCGGTTGCTGGGCATGGTGGCCGCCTTCGCGGTCTTGTGCGTGGTTTTCGACATTGTCACCGGCGGGCGGTTCCTGACCCCGCGCAACATCTTCAACCTGACCATCCAGACGGTTTCGGTGGCGATCATGGCCACCGGGATGGTGTTCGTCATCGTGACCCGCAATATCGACCTGTCGGTCGGCGCGCTGCTGGCCACCTGTTCGGCGGTGATGGCGATGACGCAGACGCAGCTGTTGCCGAACGCGCTGGGGCTGGGGCTCGGCCATCCGCTGATCCCGTGGCTGACTATCGCGCTGGGCCTGCTGACCGGGGCGTTGATCGGCGCCTTTCACGGTTGGCTGGTGGGCTACATGGCCATCCCCGCCTTTATCGTCACGCTGGGCGGGCTGCTGGTCTGGCGCAACGTGGGCTGGTATCTGACCAGCGGCAAGACGATCGGGCCGCTGGATCCGACCTTCCTGAAATTCGGCGGCATCAACGGAACGCTGGGCGCGACCGCCTCCTGGATCGTGGGCGGGCTGGCGCTGGCCGCGGCGCTCTGGGGCCTCTACGGCGCCCGGCGCAACAAGATGCGGCACGGCTTTGCAGTCAAACCGCTCTGGGCCGAAGCCGTGCTGGCGTCGATCATCGCGGTGGCGATCCTCGGCTTTGTCGCGATCCTGAACGCCTATGACGTGCCCGTCCGCCGGGTGCAGCGCCTGTTCGAAGCGCGGGGCGCGGTGATGCCCGAAGGGTTCACGATGGCCTATGGCATCCCGGTTTCGGTGCTGCTGCTGGTCTTTGTCGCCGCCGGCATGACCATTCTCGCGCGGCGGACCGCGCTGGGACGATATATCTTCGCCACCGGCGGCAACCCGGATGCGGCGGAACTGTCGGGCATCAACACGCGGCTGCTCACGGTCAAGGTGTTCGCGCTGATGGGCGCGCTGTGCGCGATCTCGGCGGTGGTCGCCTCGGCGCGGCTGAGCAACCACTCCAACGATATCGGCACGCTGGACGAATTGCGCGTGATCGCGGCGGCGGTGATCGGCGGCACCGCGCTGGCGGGCGGGGCCGGGACCATCCACGGCGCCATCCTGGGGGCGCTGATCATGCAGTCGCTGCAATCGGGCATGGCGATGGTGGGCGTGGATGCGCCGCTGCAGAACATCGTCGTGGGCGCGGTGCTGGTGCTGGCCGTGCTGGTCGACATTGTCTATCGCAGGCGCACGGGAGACGCCCGATGA
- a CDS encoding ATP-binding cassette domain-containing protein: protein MTGQPSPPLVEMRDICIAFGGVHAVDHVSVDLHAGEVVGLLGHNGAGKSTLIKILSGAYRMDSGEIRINGEKADIANPRDARRYKIETIYQTLALADNLDAASNLFLGRELTTALGFLDEDAMEAETRRIMARLNPNFQKFGDPVAALSGGQRQSVAIARAVYFDARILIMDEPTAALGPHETQMVAELIGQLKSEGIGIFLISHDIHDVMKLCDRASVMKNGKLVGTVDVDDVTHDDLLGMIILGKEPGASA from the coding sequence ATGACCGGCCAACCGTCCCCTCCGCTGGTCGAGATGCGCGACATCTGCATCGCCTTTGGCGGCGTGCACGCGGTCGATCATGTCAGCGTCGATCTGCACGCGGGCGAAGTGGTCGGCCTGCTGGGCCACAACGGCGCGGGCAAATCCACCCTGATCAAGATCCTCTCGGGCGCCTACCGGATGGATTCGGGCGAGATCCGCATCAATGGCGAAAAGGCGGATATCGCCAATCCGCGCGATGCCCGGCGCTACAAGATCGAAACGATCTACCAGACGCTGGCATTGGCGGACAATCTGGACGCGGCCTCGAACCTGTTCCTGGGCCGCGAACTGACGACGGCGCTGGGGTTTCTCGACGAGGACGCGATGGAGGCCGAGACCCGCAGGATCATGGCCCGGCTGAACCCGAATTTCCAGAAATTCGGCGATCCGGTAGCGGCGCTGTCCGGTGGGCAGCGGCAATCGGTGGCCATCGCGCGGGCGGTCTATTTCGACGCGCGGATCCTGATCATGGACGAACCCACCGCCGCGCTCGGGCCGCACGAGACGCAGATGGTGGCCGAACTGATCGGGCAGCTGAAATCCGAGGGCATCGGCATCTTCCTGATCAGCCACGACATCCATGACGTGATGAAGCTCTGCGACCGGGCCAGCGTGATGAAGAACGGCAAGCTTGTCGGCACCGTCGATGTGGACGATGTGACCCATGACGACCTGCTGGGCATGATCATCCTGGGCAAAGAGCCGGGTGCGTCGGCGTGA
- a CDS encoding glucokinase: MTGLVADVGGTNTRLALVGGDGRPGPARYYRNDDFPGFGALLAAWRDDAAPPPLTGACIAVAGPVTTRRARLTNRGWLIDRAAVAAALGLQEPGRLRLINDLAALGHALAALDAAQVEELRPGPSPSPSLGASPANDQMLVAGLGTGFNISLVQLGMVPPVVIEAELGHASLPSSISAILTAAIGARAAGFETYEALFSGPGLARLCACPEDGAGADAAALISAYDPARRDRTAHCVELTARSMAVLARELVFLYQPHAGLHFAGSVARGLLGSPARAVFLEALRAPGPFGDQIAGVPLRLITDDAAGLTGAAQVVRALARDQ, translated from the coding sequence GTGACCGGGCTGGTCGCCGATGTGGGCGGCACCAATACGCGGCTGGCGCTGGTGGGCGGCGACGGGCGGCCCGGCCCGGCCCGGTATTACCGCAACGACGATTTTCCGGGCTTCGGGGCGTTGCTGGCCGCCTGGCGCGATGATGCCGCGCCGCCGCCGCTGACCGGCGCCTGCATCGCGGTCGCCGGCCCGGTGACGACGCGCCGGGCGCGGCTGACCAATCGCGGCTGGCTGATCGACCGTGCCGCTGTCGCCGCCGCGCTGGGCCTGCAGGAGCCGGGCCGGCTGCGGCTGATCAACGATCTGGCGGCGCTGGGCCACGCGCTGGCGGCGCTGGACGCGGCCCAGGTCGAGGAACTTCGTCCCGGCCCCAGTCCCAGTCCCAGCCTCGGCGCATCGCCGGCCAATGACCAGATGTTGGTCGCAGGGCTGGGAACGGGGTTCAACATCTCTCTGGTCCAGCTGGGTATGGTGCCTCCCGTGGTCATCGAGGCCGAACTCGGCCACGCGTCCCTGCCATCGAGCATCTCGGCGATCCTGACCGCGGCGATCGGCGCGCGCGCGGCCGGGTTCGAGACCTACGAGGCGCTGTTCTCGGGCCCGGGTCTGGCGCGGCTCTGCGCCTGTCCGGAAGATGGCGCCGGGGCCGATGCGGCGGCGCTGATCTCTGCCTATGATCCGGCCCGCCGCGACCGGACCGCGCATTGCGTCGAACTGACGGCGCGATCGATGGCGGTGCTCGCGCGTGAACTGGTGTTCCTCTACCAACCCCATGCCGGGTTGCATTTCGCCGGCAGCGTGGCGCGCGGCCTGCTAGGATCGCCCGCCCGCGCGGTGTTCCTGGAGGCGCTGCGGGCGCCGGGCCCGTTCGGCGACCAGATCGCCGGGGTGCCGCTGCGGCTGATCACCGACGATGCCGCCGGGCTGACCGGCGCCGCGCAGGTGGTGCGGGCGCTGGCCCGGGATCAGTAA